The following are from one region of the Silene latifolia isolate original U9 population chromosome 9, ASM4854445v1, whole genome shotgun sequence genome:
- the LOC141601846 gene encoding uncharacterized protein LOC141601846: MIKARQVPNNVLQIKDMHGYSHSDPGAIENVLQIKPGKHVQPLHVPTVRTEWEFLLQMLVALNFPKHFIDLVMMCVSSTSYSLSLNGNSFGFFKGLCLNRDKSEIFFNGMASGVTDGIIQVSGFKKGLLPFRYLGVPISSKKLTKNEGMKLIDKITTRIRSWGARHLSYSGRLVLVNSVLTGLHSYWSSIFLIPNGILNKIDVVCRNYLWGGNENYLKAPNSNWDTCYTPKEEGGLGIKASKLWNKALLGKYVWWVASKKDHL; the protein is encoded by the exons ATGATCAAAGCCAGGCAAGTACCTAATAATGTTTTACAGATCAAAGATATGCATGGTTATTCTCATTCTGACCCTGGAGCTATTGAGAATGTTTTACAGATCAAGCCAGGCAAGCATGTTCAGCCACTCCATGTTCCCACTGTTAGGACTG AGTGGGAATTTTTACTCCAGATGCTAGTTGCCTTGAATTTTCCTAAGCATTTCATTGATTTGGTGATGATGTGTGTTTCTTCTACTTCCTACTCTTTGTCCTTAAATGGTAATTCTTTTGGCTTCTTCAAAG GCTTGTGCCTTAATAGAGATAAATCTGAGATCTTTTTTAATGGGATGGCCTCTGGGGTAACTGATGGTATCATACAAGTCTCTGGTTTTAAGAAAGGGTTGCTTCCTTTTAGATACCTTGGTGTACCTATATCCTCTAAGAAGCTTACTAAAAATGAAGGTATGAAGCTCATTGATAAGATTACTACTAGGATCAGATCCTGGGGAGCTAGACACTTAAGCTATTCTGGGAGATTGGTGTTGGTTAACTCTGTCTTGACTGGGCTCCATTCTTATTGGTCCTCTATCTTTCTCATTCCCAATGGTATCCTTAACAAGATTGATGTTGTATGTAGAAATTACCTTTGGGGTGGCAATGAGAATTACCTTAAAGCTCCTAATAGTAACTGGGATACTTGTTACACTCCAAAAGAGGAAGGAGGACTGGGCATTAAAGCATCCAAACTGTGGAACAAAGCTCTTTTAGGCAAATATGTTTGGTGGGTTGCATCTAAAAAGGATCACTTGTAG
- the LOC141601847 gene encoding uncharacterized protein LOC141601847, with amino-acid sequence MKGAYWTSYEPPSDFSWSWKKIASLFKVFAPAYSTGKWLGGDTDYRVQDGYHWLRNAKPKVIWRFSCLNHLNVPKTSFIYWAAMQGRLMTNDRLVRMGARVDTRCFLCGLADETHQHIFYNCPYSFKCISLLQQSLKINVPADTLSRWFNRGHGGTRLQKSIICVVYVAMTYAIWRARNKARISDYVLYPVVLVRNIIKEVLTRFWARNKGNLTRREADWITSIEA; translated from the coding sequence ATGAAAGGAGCATATTGGACCAGCTATGAACCTCCTAGTGATTTTAGTTGGTCGTGGAAAAAGATTGCTTCTCTTTTCAAAGTTTTTGCACCTGCTTACTCTACTGGTAAATGGCTTGGGGGGGACACTGATTATAGAGTTCAGGATGGTTATCATTGGTTAAGAAATGCTAAACCTAAGGTTATTTGGAGATTTTCTTGTTTGAATCACTTGAATGTTCCTAAGACTTCCTTCATCTATTGGGCTGCAATGCAAGGACGGCTTATGACTAATGATAGACTTGTTCGAATGGGGGCTAGAGTGGATACCCGTTGCTTTCTTTGTGGACTTGCTGATGAGACCCATCAACATATTTTCTATAACTGTCCATACTCTTTTAAATGTATCTCCCTGCTGCAGCAAAGTCTTAAAATCAATGTCCCTGCTGATACACTTAGCAGATGGTTTAATCGTGGTCATGGAGGTACAAGGTTGCAGAAAAGCATTATTTGTGTTGTTTATGTAGCAATGACTTATGCTATTTGGAGGGCTCGAAACAAGGCAAGGATCTCAGATTATGTACTCTACCCAGTTGTACTTGTCAGGAATATCATTAAGGAGGTCCTTACTCGGTTTTGGGCAAGGAACAAAGGCAATCTCACAAGACGGGAGGCTGATTGGATTACAAGTATTGAGGCTTAA
- the LOC141601845 gene encoding uncharacterized protein LOC141601845: MEYLSRVLNEVTSSLDFNYHPLCRALQLTHLYFADDLLMFCRGDRGSITIILRIFATFSSASGLAMNNENSEIYFNSMAPTEVDYILHLSGFKVGVFPFRYLGIPISYKRMVVGDCTRLVEKVVGRIRGWGAKKLSYAGRLVLIRVVLTQLHSFWTRVFVIPLTVIDRIKGICRNYLWSGSDQYLKTPALSWEKICNEKRYGGWIDNKGIYSVSSGYKWLCGHKSKERLMTIERLLKFGIIADGSCFLCQTHLETHQHLLYDCKFSQLCWDLLRGWLEIDLPSTRLIEWCLKWRCKSLMKKQIVFAATVAVWYHLWHIRNVCRLEAMLITPSALIMKVK, from the exons ATGGAGTATCTGAGTAGGGTTCTAAATGAGGTCACCAGCAGTTTGGACTTCAACTATCACCCACTCTGTAGGGCTTTACAGCTTACTCACTTATACTTTGCAGACGACCTGTTGATGTTTTGCAGAGGGGACAGGGGCTCCATTACAATTATCCTTAGAATTTTTGCCACCTTCTCTTCTGCATCAGGACTTGCTATGAACAATGAGAACTCTGAGATTTATTTTAATAGTATGGCTCCTACTGAGGTGGATTATATTCTACATTTGTCTGGTTTTAAAGTTGGAGTGTTCCCTTTTCGTTACCTGGGTATTCCTATCTCTTACAAGAGGATGGTTGTTGGTGACTGCACCAGACTCGTGGAAAAGGTGGTGGGAAGAATCAGGGGATGGGGGGCAAAAAAACTAAGCTATGCAGGCAGGCTTGTCCTCATTAGGGTTGTGTTGACTCAGTTGCACTCCTTCTGGACTAGAGTATTTGTGATCCCCCTTACTGTTATTGATAGGATTAAGGGGATTTGTAGGAACTACCTCTGGTCAGGGTCTGATCAGTATTTGAAAACCCCTGCTTTGTCATGGGAGAAGATCTGCAATGAGAAGAGATATGGGGGG TGGATTGACAACAAGGGTATATACTCAGTGTCTAGTGGATACAAGTGGTTATGTGGTCATAAGTCTAAG GAGAGGCTCATGACCATAGAAAGGTTACTAAAATTTGGCATAATAGCTGATGGATCTTGCTTTTTATGTCAAACACATTTAGAGACTCACCAACACTTGCTCTATGACTGTAAGTTTAGTCAGTTGTGTTGGGATCTTCTACGAGGTTGGCTTGAGATTGATTTACCCTCTACTAGGCTCATAGAATGGTGTCTAAAATGGAGGTGCAAATCTCTTATGAAGAAACAAATTGTGTTTGCTGCCACTGTGGCAGTTTGGTATCATCTCTGGCATATTAGGAATGTTTGCAGACTGGAAGCTATGTTGATCACACCATCTGCACTTATAATGAAGGTCAAATAG